The genome window ACGTGGCGCTCGGGCAGCGGCCCCGGATGCCGCACCGGCAGGGGGGACACGCGGTGGCGGCGAAGTGCAACATCGTCCGCACCGAGGACGCCGTCGTCGCGGGGGTGCCCGCCCCCGAGGACGTCGCGCGGCTTCAGGAGAAGTTCCCGGAGACCCTGGTCAAGATCGATGTGCAGCCGGGTGACCGGCTCTCCGGCCTCGCCCACCAGGACAGCTACCAGTACATCCTCGGGGTCCTGTATCTCGGCGCCGACGACCGTGAGCAGCTGGTGGCCCACTACCACGCGTGTCTGGACCTGCTGCCCTTCGAGTACGACGCGGTGACCGGGTCGGGGCGGGCAGCTCCCTGACCTCGGGAGCCGCACAGGAGGCCACCGCATGAGGACCGTCACGGACTTCCCGCACCAGGTCCGCGTCCTGGAGAACGTCTTCGTCCCGATGCGGGACGGAGCCCGGCTCGCGGCTCGGATCTGGCTGCCCGAGGACGCCGAGCAGCGACCGGTTCCGGCAGTGCTCGAGTACCTCCCGTACCGCAAGCGGGACATGACGCGGGGCCGGGACGCGCTCAACCACCCGTACCTCGCCGGCCACGGCTACGTCAGCGTGCGCGTCGACATGCGGGGCAGCGGTGACTCCGACGGGGTGCTGGTCGACGAGTACCGCCCCTCGGAACACGAGGACGCGGAGGACGTCATCGGCTGGCTCGCCGAGCAGGTGTGGTGCGACGGGAACGTCGGGATGTTCGGCATCTCCTGGGGCGGCTTCAACAGCCTGCAGGTGGCGGCCCGCCGCCCGCCTGCGCTGAAGGCCGTCGTGAGCGCCTCGGCAACCGACGACCTCTACGTCGACAACATGCACTACATGGGCGGCTGCCTGCTGTCGGACAACCTGTCCGAGGCGACGGTGATGTTCGCGTTCAACAGCCTGCCGCCGGACCCCGAGATCGTCGGGGAGCGGTGGCGCGACCTGTGGTTCGAACGGCTGCGCGGCAGCGGCCTGTGGATCGAGACGTGGCTGAGGCACCAGCGGCGCGACGACTACTGGAAGCCCGCGTCGGTGTGCGAGGAATACAGCAGGGTGCAGTGCCCGGTGCTGGCGGTCGGCGGCTGGGCGGACGGCTACACCAACGCCATCTTCCGGCTGCTCGAGCACCTGGACGTCCCCCGCAAGGGGCTGATCGGCCCGTGGGGGCACAAGTACCCGCACCTGGGTGTGCCCGGACCGGCCGTGGGCTTCCTCCAGGAGATGGTGCGATGGTGGGACCACTGGCTCAAGGGCCGGGACACCGGGATCATGCAGGAGCCGATGCTGCGGGCCTGGATGCAGGAGAGCATGCCGCCCGAGGCGTCGTACGCCGACCGGCCGGGGCGCTGGGTCGGCGAGCCGGGCTGGCCGGCACCCGACATCCAGGCGCGCCGCTACACCCTCACCCGCAACGCACTGGTGCTGCGCGCTCCGACGGACCAGGACCGCCGACCGCTGGACCTGCAGTCACCGCTGAGCGTCGGGATGTTCGCGGGCAAGTGGGCGTCGTACGCCGCGACGCCCGACCTGCCCTATGACCAGCGCGAGGAGGACGGCGGCGCGC of Mycobacteriales bacterium contains these proteins:
- a CDS encoding CocE/NonD family hydrolase, which translates into the protein MRTVTDFPHQVRVLENVFVPMRDGARLAARIWLPEDAEQRPVPAVLEYLPYRKRDMTRGRDALNHPYLAGHGYVSVRVDMRGSGDSDGVLVDEYRPSEHEDAEDVIGWLAEQVWCDGNVGMFGISWGGFNSLQVAARRPPALKAVVSASATDDLYVDNMHYMGGCLLSDNLSEATVMFAFNSLPPDPEIVGERWRDLWFERLRGSGLWIETWLRHQRRDDYWKPASVCEEYSRVQCPVLAVGGWADGYTNAIFRLLEHLDVPRKGLIGPWGHKYPHLGVPGPAVGFLQEMVRWWDHWLKGRDTGIMQEPMLRAWMQESMPPEASYADRPGRWVGEPGWPAPDIQARRYTLTRNALVLRAPTDQDRRPLDLQSPLSVGMFAGKWASYAATPDLPYDQREEDGGALVFESEPLEERLEILGLPRVQLEVASDRPVAMLAVRLSDVAPNGEATRVTYGLLNLTHRDGSEQPRPLEPGRRCAVEVVLNGIAQAFPAGHRLRLSVSTSYWPLAWPAPEPATVTVFAGDSALSVPVRAPRPDEDGELADLDEPEAAQELAVTPLVPEEHHWRVVRDLVTDTSALEVVNDQGSVRIDETGTVLRRATNEWFSVCGNDVSSARGETRTERGLSRGDWQVHVSTRTLLTCTPTDFVVSAQLDAYEKDEEHGQRRVYSQNWSREIPRDLV